Proteins from a genomic interval of Oreochromis aureus strain Israel breed Guangdong linkage group 6, ZZ_aureus, whole genome shotgun sequence:
- the LOC116311815 gene encoding uncharacterized protein LOC116311815 yields MAGITLTLLFVVFPLYNTEEHVVNGLYTLIEKGQSSFVDPALSNQSRLVVKEPNLPINELLEKSSKSSESKFSLHPLPSAVWPKHTDLAHIPRHHSPHSKSKKGPKSDRSEEHNSEKARGEVTGLHPKTQLTAAAGASTNRTVQKPSQDTQSNISPPHNGEPEGHPNSRPRAPPQTQPQAQPQQPAVPPRKDPPNRRMDPEENRPGKSSLYQSGISAATRNNSRPPVIFNRRSSSLLYQFDIMRRESDFTHDAFCVSECRKEKDEKEHYCYSEFAVNGIVHDIDVLRKGIRLITLMVSSDGFYKMSRLYVTPDSFFFKVRLLVLDTYKCSKPCPDIKLGTRYIIMGQIYHRRRHLPSDLLNLLGGKLKPGDGILRSNSYVKRYNKRRHQKALEATRSRCR; encoded by the exons ATGGCAGGGATTACTTTGACGCTTTTGTTTGTGGTGTTTCCTCTTTACAACACAGAGGAGCATGTCGTTAATG GTCTGTACACGCTGATAGAAAAGGGTCAGAGCAGCTTTGTGGATCCAGCTCTGAGCAATCAGAGCAGACTGGTGGTTAAAGAGCCCAACCTGCCCATCAACGAGCTCCTAGAGAAGAGCAGCAAGAGCAGCGAGTCCAAGTTCAGCCTCCATCCTCTTCCTTCTGCTGTGTGGCCCAAGCACACCGACCTGGCCCACATCCCCCGCCACCACAGTCCCCACAGCAAGAGCAAGAAGGGCCCAAAGAGCGACCGTTCGGAGGAGCACAACAGCGAGAAAGCCAGAGGAGAAGTTACTGGTCTGCATCCCAAAACCCAGCtcacagcagctgcaggtgCTTCCACCAACCGCACAGTACAGAAACCCAGTCAGGACACTCAGTCCAACATCAGTCCTCCTCACAACGGCGAGCCAGAGGGACACCCCAACTCCAGACCCAGGGCGCCACCTCAGACCCAACCTCAGGCTCAGCCACAACAACCAGCTGTTCCCCCGCGCAAAGATCCCCCCAACCGACGCATGGACCCAGAGGAGAACCGGCCAGGGAAGTCCAGTCTCTATCAGTCTGGCATCAGTGCAGCGACCCGGAACAACAGCCGCCCGCCGGTGATCTTTAACCGGCGCTCCTCCAGCCTGCTTTATCAGTTTGACATCATGCGGCGAG AGTCCGACTTCACACATGACGCCTTCTGTGTGAGCGAGTGCAGGAAGGAGAAGGACGAGAAGGAGCATTACTGCTACAGTGAATTTG CTGTCAATGGGATTGTCCATGACATCGATGTGTTACGCAAAGGAATCCGGCTCATTACACTGATGGTCAGCAGTGATGGCTTCTACAAGATGAGCCGTCTGTACGTGACTCCTGACAGCTTTTTCTTCAAAGTGCGCCTTCTGGTCCTGGACACCTACAAGTGTAGCAAGCCATGCCCTGACATCAAACTGG GGACCAGATACATCATAATGGGTCAGATCTACCACCGAAGACGCCACCTCCCCTCTGACCTCCTGAACCTGCTGGGCGGTAAACTGAAGCCCGGGGACGGCATCCTGAGAAGCAACAGCTACGTCAAGAGATACAACAAGCGACGACACCAGAAAGCTCTGGAGGCCACGCGCTCCAGGTGTAGGTGA